The Nostoc sp. 'Peltigera membranacea cyanobiont' N6 genome contains the following window.
TTAACGAGGAAGAATCCACCCAATTGTTCGCGGGTTTCGGCAAATGGTCCATCGGTCACGAGTGATTTGCCATCACGGACTTGGACACTGGTTGCGGTTGCAACAGGATGGAGTGGAGCCGTCGCCAGAAATTGTCCTTGAGTATGCAAGTGCTGGGCGAGTTGGGCAGATTCCCCATAGCAATGCTCCCGCTCAGTGTCGCTCATGGCGTTTTCGTCCATATAAATCAGCAGCAAATATTTCATCCGGTTGCCTCCTTTGTGATTAAGTCGAACGGGAATTGTCCAAATCGACACCTGAGTGCAAAAATTTTGTCTAGTACAATTGAACTTATCTCCCTTTATCAGTTAGTCGAACGGGAATTGCTCAAATCGACACCTTGCCCAAAATTCTTTATGTCTTTTTGTAAAAGGTATGGCTTCAATCCCAAAAACAGATGTGGCTCAAGCAATTGCTGCCCTTTATCGAACTGAATGGGGGCGCATTGTTGCTATTCTGATTCGGCTGGTCGGAGATTTTGATGTAGCTGAAGAAGCTGCACAGACAGCATTTACAGCGGCAGTGAATCAGTGGGAAAGCGGCGGTATTCCCGATCGTCCCCGTGCCTGGATTATCCGAACTGCCCGGTACAAGGCGATCGATCGCCTCCGACGACGCACGAAACTGACCGAAAAACTGGAGTGGTATGCGGCATCTGGCTTAATTCCATCCACTGAAGAACCAACCTATGACAGTGATGAAATTGGAGACGATCGCCTGCGATTAATCTTTACCTGCTGTCACCCGGCACTGGCAACGGAAACTCAAGTAGCGTTGACCCTGCGAATGTTGGGTGGACTGGAAACCGACGAAATTGCCCGCGCTTTTCTTATACCGACTGCAACAATGGCACAGCGGTTAGTTCGTGCTAAACGCAAAATTCGAGACGCAGGCATTCCTTACAAAGTACCTGAGACGACTGATCTCGCTCCCCGGATAGAGGCAGTCCTGACAGTCATCTATCTCATCTTCAACGAAGGCTATGCCGCAACCAAAGGAGATGCGATCGTGCGGGCTGACCTCTGCATCAAAGCGATTCGCTTGGGGCAACTGGTGCGGCAATTGCTGGCACCCCAACCCCCATCTGAAGTCACAGCACTGGTGGCGCTGATGTTATTGCACGATTCGCGGCGCAATGCGCGTCTAGATGAGGCAGGCGATTTGATTTTGCTAGAAGATCAGGATCGCAGTCGTTGGAACCATCTACAGATTGCTGAGGCGTTACCTCTGGTAGAGGAAGCGTTGCTCTTTGGAACCGGAGTGTATGCCCTGCAAGCGGCGATCGCAGCCCTGCATTGTCAGGCAACCCGCGCCGAAGAAACAGACTGGGCGCAGATCGTGCGGCTCTATGAGGTGTTGGAACGCTTGCAGCCCTCACCCATTGTTACCTTGAACCGAGCAGTGGCGATCGCAATGGCAGACAGTCCTCAAGCCGCATTTGGACTGATTGATAGCCTTGCTCCAGAACTGGACAGCTATCATCTCTTTCATGCCACCCGTGCAGATTTATTCCGGCGTGTTGGAGCATTAGAGGAAGCGACCCAGAGCTATACACGGGCACTAGAATTAGTGACAAATGACAGTGAGCGTCGTTTTCTGGAACGTCGGTTGCGCGAAGTTCAACCTAACATTCAGTCCAGCTAAGGGTTTACAACAGTTTAAAGCGCTAGGCATCCATGATGCCGTTGAAAAAGAAATGAAAAATCTTCTAACAGGGTGAACTTGTAAGCTAAACCACATCTAGTTTGCATATCTAAAATTTATATAACTCTTGTGGGGTAGGCATCTTGCCCGCCTTAATTATGCAATTGAAATGTGGAACAGCTTAACTTAACAAAAGGCAAAAGAAGACAAGTCGGCTTAGTACTTTAGTACTGTTATAATCCAATCGTTTCGTCAAGTTGTGTTCGGGTGCAGCAAATCACCGATCGGCTCTCTGGCACATCCACATCCACCTCAATACTTCTCGGGTTTTGGGGAAAAGGGGAAAGGGAAAAGGGAAAGAAAAAACCCTTAACCTTTACCCTTTAACCTTTTCCCCAAACCCGATTCCGAGTTAAAAATGCTTTACCCGAGCAGTATTGACATCCACCTCAACTGATAGAGGATTCCGACATGGATAACAATCCCAGCATTCTCTCGCACGTTTCGATTGGTACTAATGATTTTGAACGAGCGATCGCCTTCTATGATGCTGTGTTGCCAACATTGGGCTGTAAGCGATTTATGGAGCATCCGGGGGCGATCGCCTATGGCAAACAGTATCCCGAATTTTGGGTGGGAACTCCCTTCGACGGGCAACCTGCAACGGTTGGCAATGGAACTCACATTGGTTTTATTGCTCCTACAAAAGAAGCAGTCCACGCCTTCTATGAGGCAGCATTAGCGGCAGGAGGCAGCATTCGATGGTGCCCCCGGTGGCAGACCCGACTATAGTGAGCCGTATTACGGCTGCTTTGTGCGCGATCCAGATGGACACAAAATAGAAGCCGCCTTCTGGGATGAGCAGCTTGAGCAGCAACTCAACCAGAACAATGGTTGACCAGAGAATAACTCATTTTTAGAGGCAAGATAACACTATGGAATTCCATCGAGGTCGCCTGATTGACCATGTTCATCTACGGGTTGCTGATGTTGCTGCCAGCAAACGGTTTTACCGGGCAGTGTTGTGAAATAAATGTACTCCTGGCTCCTGCTCATCGCCCCACTAATTCTGTTAAAATCGCGTCTTCCAGCACGTAAATTTTGAGGCAGTGCCATGTGTGCAAAGGGATTTGGGCAATCTCAACCTACTAAAATCGATAAACTTATTGAATCTGCGGTGCGTTATTGCCACAAGCGACGCCCAGAAGCCTTAGACAGCATCTTTGATTATCTACCTGTCAACCTCAACCAACGAGTAGTAACGGGGATTTTGGCAGCATTGCAGAAAGATATTGACACTTTGAGTTGGTTTTGCGGCTACATGGCATCAGAAATCAACGGCAGTGAGGACAACCAAAAGCCTCATCATCCCATCGCCGAACTTAGCAAAACTCTGATTAAATCGGGGATGGAACCCTTTGCTGATTTTATGCCTTACCCAGGTTGCCGCATCGTTATACTCAATTCGGAAAAATTTGAATCATTGCCAGAGTCAGTTCAAGCTGTGGTGCAGCAGGCTTTTGACATCAAGGAAAGTACTGGGAAAGAGGCACAAAGGATAAATGATGCCTTACTGCAAGAGTTGGTGGTTCAGGAATAAAAAATTGAATAACAGGAATTGTGGTAAGAGCGCCAGCCATATCGCTCTTCATTGAAGCGAACGCGAGTAGCGTCTCGTAGAGACGAAAAAAGAGCGTTCGCACCTACAAATGATTAACTGTCAGAAACCCCACGGATAAATCCGAGGGCTTGAAAAAGTCCTAATCTGACCAGTCTAAGTTCTTCACTGAACTACGTTTAAGGCAAGAGTTCAATACCTACCGGGGAATGCGTAGCTAGTTCCCTGCTCTAGAACTTAAAAGTTAAACAGGTCTACTCATATCTTGCACCTGATAAAAACTATCAGTATTAACCAAGAAAAAGAAAATAAAAGTAACACCTAAAAATTTAGCTTCTACTTTATATACTGATATAATAAATTACATTAAGTATCAGGATATATACAAAAGACATATATGAAGATGGGAATAATGTCATCTGCATAAAGATATTTTTATATGTTCGTAAAAAATGAGAGAAAAGGGCGTAGATAACATAAATAACAGCAAGAAATATGCAAACCATTCTTGCCCACGCCCATACCCTAATGTATACGATTCTGGCATTGATGCCTAGTCGTTATCAACGAGACAACTTGGAAGCGATGCTAGGGCTATTTCTGGCAGCAGATGGAAAACCTTTGCCACACTACAGCAAATCCAAATCCGAAAGCGCTTTAAGTAGATTTTTAAATACATATAAATGGCCTACTCGTAAGCTAATTCGTCATGTTCGTCAACAGGCGATTGAGCAAGTTAACAGTCATTGCCCATTGGGAAGAAAAGCATTTCTACAAGTAATAGTTGACCTAACAACTTTAGAGAAATGTGGTCAGTTTAAAGCATTTAAAAATCTAATAACCGTTTACAACGGGAAACGAGGTTTGCATATAGTAGTCTTATATTTAGTAGTTGGACAATGGCGTATCCCTTGGAATTTCCGTGTCTGGAGAGGTAAAGGGACAGCTAGTCCGTCTCAAATGGCATTACGAATGGTACGCCATTTACCCAAAGATTTAACCACACGATTTCGGGTGAAAATTCTCGCTGATACTGCTTTTGGTACTAAAGATTTTATCAACAATATTCGGAAACTAAAATATCATGCTGTTATTGGTATTGGAAGTAAATAGCAAGTTAGTTAATGGTTATCCAGTTAAACTTCTACATCATCGAGGGCAACAGGTTAGACTTGTTGGATTAGATTTTCCTGTCACTCTTTCTTGGTATTACTTCAAACGCGATAATGGTAAGTTTGTTAAAAGATATGTTATCTCTACACAACCTCTTAAAGCTAGTACTAT
Protein-coding sequences here:
- a CDS encoding YciI family protein, coding for MSIWTIPVRLNHKGGNRMKYLLLIYMDENAMSDTEREHCYGESAQLAQHLHTQGQFLATAPLHPVATATSVQVRDGKSLVTDGPFAETREQLGGFFLVNAQDLDEAIAIATRIPGAKVGTVEIRPVIEVTGLPAQP
- a CDS encoding RNA polymerase sigma factor, whose product is MASIPKTDVAQAIAALYRTEWGRIVAILIRLVGDFDVAEEAAQTAFTAAVNQWESGGIPDRPRAWIIRTARYKAIDRLRRRTKLTEKLEWYAASGLIPSTEEPTYDSDEIGDDRLRLIFTCCHPALATETQVALTLRMLGGLETDEIARAFLIPTATMAQRLVRAKRKIRDAGIPYKVPETTDLAPRIEAVLTVIYLIFNEGYAATKGDAIVRADLCIKAIRLGQLVRQLLAPQPPSEVTALVALMLLHDSRRNARLDEAGDLILLEDQDRSRWNHLQIAEALPLVEEALLFGTGVYALQAAIAALHCQATRAEETDWAQIVRLYEVLERLQPSPIVTLNRAVAIAMADSPQAAFGLIDSLAPELDSYHLFHATRADLFRRVGALEEATQSYTRALELVTNDSERRFLERRLREVQPNIQSS
- a CDS encoding VOC family protein; translated protein: MDNNPSILSHVSIGTNDFERAIAFYDAVLPTLGCKRFMEHPGAIAYGKQYPEFWVGTPFDGQPATVGNGTHIGFIAPTKEAVHAFYEAALAAGGSIRWCPRWQTRL
- a CDS encoding VOC family protein codes for the protein MEFHRGRLIDHVHLRVADVAASKRFYRAVL
- a CDS encoding transposase encodes the protein MQTILAHAHTLMYTILALMPSRYQRDNLEAMLGLFLAADGKPLPHYSKSKSESALSRFLNTYKWPTRKLIRHVRQQAIEQVNSHCPLGRKAFLQVIVDLTTLEKCGQFKAFKNLITVYNGKRGLHIVVLYLVVGQWRIPWNFRVWRGKGTASPSQMALRMVRHLPKDLTTRFRVKILADTAFGTKDFINNIRKLKYHAVIGIGSK